The genomic window TAATATTTTTTTCCGGACTCTAAATTGCCAAGTTTGCCTTCGAAAAAATTCCCGAGCTCGAATGCATAGATCCCTTTTTTCTTGGGATCCGGTTCCGATAGATAATATTTCTCATAAAATTCCGCGGCCAAAACATATTGTTTAAGTTCCGTATGTAAAGAAGCGATCGCACGATATACGTAAGCAATCTCCGCGGGAGTTTTATTTTCTTTTAATGCAAGAGCCAGAAATTTTAAGAAGAAGTCCAGAGATTTGGCTTTTTTACCCGAGGCCTTTAGCTCTTCTGCCAATGCTAAAACTACTTGAGAATGTTCCGGATCCAAACGAAACGCCAACTCTAATAGCGCAGCATACGCAAAAAAGTCCGTATTTCTTTTATAATCGAATAGAACGAAAATCCCCTGCCCGCTCACGGAGGTTTTGTTGACCACCTTCAGTCTTTCCTTGTTCTCATTCTCCGATTCTTTTATGAATTTCGCTAAGGTAAAAACCGTATCGGCGTCTTCTCTGGACTTTCTTTTGAAAAATGGATAATAATTATTTTCGAAAGAATCTTTATAAGCGCTTGCTGCTCTCTTGAGGGAATCGTCCGCATTCTTCACGCCTTGTTTTGCAAGAGAGATATCATTTGCGGTTACTTTGCGCGCATTGTTAGGAGGATTAGATTCAAAGATCAGGTCCTTCTCCCTTGCGGAAGAAGCTTCTAAAAGATGAACTCTATCCTTTGCTTTTTCCAGATCTACATTCGCTTTTTCTAATTCTTTCTTGACCTTTGCATGTTGTTTAGCTCTTTCCACTTCATTCGTATCATATAATTCTCTCAGTCTTTCTTCTTTGGAGAATGCTTCTTCCGTATGTGAAAAGTCCCTATATCTGAGGGCCGCTAAGGCTTCTTCTAATGCCTTGAAGTTCTGCTTTTTCTTGGAGTATTCTTGGCTGAGTAACCAATGTAATTCGAATAGGATGGGAGAATCACGAAGTTGTTCCCCTCCCGTGATCTTATTCATCATTTTTAAGATCAATAAACGTAGAGTGTTACGATCCGTTTTTTCCGTGAAGATACGACCTAATCTTCTTTCTTCTTCCGTTCTTTTTGGATCCACGAACTGAGCATAGTACGGATCTAAAACTTGGCGGATAGATGTGATCGGATCGGAAACAGTTTCGGAAGAATTAAGTAAGTTCTCTTTTAATGTGCGAAGATTCGCTGGAGGAATTACTTCATGAGGAAGTTTATAGATACCTGCAGGATCTAATCTTTGATCCTGCTCATCCGCCTCGGTTCGGACGCCTACTCCCAACCCAAAAAGAATGAGGAGTATCGCGCCCAGTTTCAGGCGGGTTTGTTTCATTTCGCCCCGGCACCCAACTCCGCTAATTCTTCTGATCCTAGGATTTTTTCGATATCGATCAGGATGATGAACCTATCGTCCTTTTTACCGACACCCGTGATATAACGGGAGGAAATTCCTTTGATAGAAGGTGGAGGAGGATTGATCGTTTCCGGAGGAAAGAGTGCTACGTTAGCTACCTTGTCTACAATGATGCCGACGGATTCTCCGCCTATCTTTACTACGATTGCACGATCGTAACCTTGCTCATGAGAATGAGGAATATTAAGTTTCACACCCAGATCCACCATCTTCACTACCTTGCCTCGGATATCCATGATACCTGCAAAATAGTTTTTGGATCTCGGAACCTTGACCAGGTTATGGATCTTGATAATCTCATCTACAAGAACGATTGGAAGAGCGTATTCTTCCTCTCCCAAGCTAAATAGAATGTACTGGTGTTCGATTTCGGCGGACATTCCCCCTCCTTAGAAACGGGTGAATCCGTAGTAATAAAAATACGATCCGGAACCTAGAAAGATTACAACTTTCGAGAAAAGCGGATCGCGTTTCCTCAGTATCCAGTCCAATCCGCCAAAAAGCAAACCGAAAACGGCGAGTGAAAATCCGAGTAAATAAAAATCCATGTAAGCATACCAGATCCCGAGTGCTGCTCCAAGACCTAAGGAATAGTCTTGTAGATCTCCCCAGATCCTTCTCTTGATTCTGGTCCATAAGGGCTCTTTTTTCTCTCTTTGGAAAAATCTTTTCCAGGATCTAGGATTTCGATCTATTCCGAAAATATGATCGTACTTGGTAGAAATTTCCCAAGGTTTAGGAGTCCTTCTTTCAGGTCCCCCCAATGGTTCCGGAGAAACTCCGTATGCCCCGCCCATAATTTGTAGAGCGTCCTTGTCAGGGAGAGAAGATAATAAGTCTCTAAAAGGTGCGAATCTGGAATAAAGAGGATAAGATCTACCTGTTGAAAGATCAGTCTCTTTTAGAATGGATCCATCCCGGATAGTGGAAACATAAATACGGCCATTCTCTCCGGCGACTTCCAAAGTGAGTCTGATCTTACGATCATGAAAATGAAAGTCGGCTTGGAGAATATCTCCATCCGGAGTTTTAGCTTGGTAGGATTTTGTATATCCTTTGGCTGGAGGAAACTCAGGTTTCCACCAACGTCTTAAAAGAGAATAGTCCTGAAAGGAGGCCATACAGCAACATGATCGGCCATTTTCTAATTTTGCTTTAGGCTTTGATAGTTGCTAATTCCGAGTCGGGAGAGCTCCCGATGGAGGAGGGAGGCGAAAAAGACCGGGTCTTCGATTCGATTTCCCGGTCTTTTAGATATCAAAAGAATATCTTATTTGCCTTTCTTCTTATGACGATTCTGTCTTCTCTTTTTCTTCCTCTTATGAGTCGCGATCTTTCTTCGCTTTCTTTTTTTACCGGAAGGCATTCGGTTCTCCTGTTAGGTTCCTAACCTGCCAGGAAATTATTCGGTGTACTTTTGTAAACCTTTATTTTTACGGATCTCGGCGACCATATTTTTGATATCACCAATCCCTTCTTTAGAAGCGATAAAGAGAACGTCTTCCTCTTCTACTACTACGATATCCTGAACTCCGAGTAATGCAGTGAATTCTTTTCTAGTCTGAGTGACGTTGTTTCCGGATTTATAAAATAGAATTTCCTTACCGATATGCCGATTGCCTTGGTTATCCCCAGGCAATACTCTTTCCAAAGAAAGCCAAGAGCCAACATCGTCCCAAGAGAAACTTGCTTCTACCATTCTGATACGAGCGCTCTTTTCCATGATGGCTATGTCCACAGGTTCGGAGGGAAGAAGTTTGAATGCTTCTCCCAAATCCCCCATTTTTTTGAATGGAAATCTATCCTTAAGAGGTTTTAATATTTTAGGAGAATAGTTTTCAAACTCTTCCAAGATCAGACTTGTCTTCCAAAGAAAAATCCCCGGGTTCCAATAGAAGTTCGATTTTTTAATATACTTGATCGCCGTTTTTATATCAGGCTTTTCGAAGAATGATTTTACTTCGAAGCCATGTTTAGTCGGTTTTCCGGCGGAGATATAACCGTAACCTACTTCCGGACGATTCGGCTTGATACCGAGTAGGACAAGATGTTCGTCTGCTTCTTTCAAAGCCTTTTGGATACTCTTAGCAAATTCTTTTTCGGAATTCACCCAAGCATCCGCAGAAAGTACAACCTGAATCGGATCTCCAAACTTTTCCTTAAAGTATAAAGAAGCGAGAGCTATGATAGGTGCGGTATTTTTTCCTTCCGGCTCTATGATAAAATTATTTTCAGGAAAACTTCTTTCCTGGGCTAGAATTTCCTTTTTTAAAGTGGCATTCGTTCCAATAAATACTCGATCCGGACTTGTAATCGTATAGGCCCGATTTAAGGTCTCTTTTAAGAGAGTATTTTTAGAATATACTTTCTGGAGTTGTTTAGGAGTGGAAACCCTGGATCTAGGCCAGAATCTTTCTCCTTTTCCTCCCGCCATTATGAGTACTACGGGTTTATCTTGTGTCATTTATTCCACCTCTTTGGGTTTGGGGGCGGACTTTTTCTTACTCAAAGATTTAGGATCTCCAAAAACGGTATCAGAAGGAAGAAGTAGAACATCCACATTCTCTCCGATATTATCGTAAAGCAGGAACTCTTTCATATCCGGATTCTTCTTTAGAAAATCCTTATATTGTTCCCATTTTTTTTTGGAAACTGCAAGTTTTGCTTCTTCTTGTATAGAGTAAGATTCCGCCTTTTTTAAGGCTTCTATTCTTTCTAACTTTTTAGCCAAAATATAGTTAGGATTACGGAATATATTCGCAATGAGTATCGGATCCGGAATATCCAGACTGATAATGCGAACTGATTCTATCTTAAGCCAGGAAACTTCATTAGCGAGAATCCTAACGATATCGTTCCTTAGGAAAGCGGAGATAGAATCCTTGTTTAAATTTATATTTTTCTCGTCCTCTATCCCAGCTCTCAGTTTGGACTGGAAGATATTGGAGAGATATTTTGCTCTGCCTTGGTCAGTCTTTCCTCCGGAGAGAAAATACTTTTTGGATCCTTCTTCTTCCAAATGAAAGGATAGATCAAGTTTCGCTCTGATTTTACCTTCTTCCGACTTTTCGGAGAATAATCCGGAAGAAAGATCGTGATGGATATCCAACTCCAAAGCCAATGAGTTTAAGGATTCTTTACGTACGGACTTATCCCAGAACTGGATCACTGCCGGTTCATAGGCAAAGCCCGGGCCACGAACAAAGGAAACTAACTTGGAATCCTGTTCCCAGACAAGCAGGGCTTCTCCTTCCTTTATAAAAAAAAGCGGATAGGATACCAGTAGGATCCCCGCTACTATAAATAGAATGAAAAGTGCCCGGCCTATCTTTCGGAACATTAGGCGGAAGGAGCTTCTTTAGCGGCTTCTTCTGTATAAAGTTTGATTACTTTGGAAGGAATGATCGTCGAGATCGCGTGTTTGTACACCAAACTCTGCTTATTTTCCTGCTCAAGGACTATCGTAAAATTATCGAAACTTACCACTTTCCCTTTTAAAGGAACTCCGTTTAGAAGATAGATGGTCAATTCCAGTTTTTCTTTTCTAGCCGTATTGAGTAGTTGGTCCTGTATATTATTTTTAGCAGACATAGATTTTTATCCGTTTATATTTTTTTTATCTTTTCGTACGCTTCTTTCGGATGAATCGGTTCCAATATCTTTTGCTTTCGAAACCAAGTAATCTGACGTTTGGCGTAGTTCCTATGGGACTGGCTTAAATTCCCAAAGAATGTCTCAAGATTGGACGTTCCTTTAATATTTTCAAGCGCGAAATTATAACCTAAGGACTGAAGGCCGGGACAATCTTCCCCGTACTTATCTGAGACCCTTTTTGCTTCTTCTGCCATTCCGGATTCGATCATTTTTTTGGCCCTGGAATCGATCCTTTCGTACAATTCTTTTCGATCCAGATCCAAAAAGAAGGCCCCAAGTATATTCAAATTTTTGGAAATTAGGGCGCCCTTCCCCTCCTCCACTTTCAGTTCCGACCAAAGAGTTCCCATCCAATTCACTTCCAAGGCTCTTCCATATCTGTAGTTATCGTTTGGAAAGATTTTTTGCAGAGCCTTTGGGTCCAGTTTTTGGAGTTCCCTAATCCTCTCTTCCATACTCAAGGATTCTACTTTCAGTTTTACTTCTTCAGTGATTTTCGGAACGGGAAACATTCCATATAAAAATGCATTCAGATAAAACCCTGTACCCGCGGTTAAAACTGGGATTTTACCTCTGGAGAATATATTATCCAGGGCTTCTTCTGCCTTAGTTACAAATTTTGCCGCGTCTATGGATTCGGAAGGAGAAAGAAAGGAAACCAGATGGTGGGGGATTTTTTCGCAATCTTGGGGACTAGGAGCTGCAGTCCCTATACTTAACTCTTTATAGATCTGTCTGGAATCAAAAGAGATAATTTCAAAACGAGAAGGATCCAGTTCTCTCACCAGAGCCGTTTTTCCGGCCCCAGTGGGAGCAGTGAGGATCAGAATGGGATGAAAAGGGGGAATTATTCCTCCTCCTCTTCCTCGTCTTCTTCCTCTTCTAGAGGTTCTTCCACAATACCTTCTTCTTCTTCGAAACCTACTTCGGCATCGTAGTCTAAGTTTTCTTCTGGAAACTCTTCTTCTTCCACTCTAGGGCGGACCCTGGATTTGGAAGGAGGACGTTTGTTTTGATCCGCTCCGCATTTAGGGCAGATTTTTACTTCTTTATTGAGATCGTAGAACTTGGTTCCACAAGTATGACAGGTAAACTTTTTGCCCAGAGGATTAAGAGAAGAAGACTTGGACGCAGAAGACTTTTTAGTCCCTGCAGGTTTGCTTGCTGCTTGCGCTTCCTTCTTTTTCGCCGGAGGAGTTTTTTTCTTAGGGGCGCTTTTTTTCACCGGAGTTTTGGACTTCGGTGCAGCTTTTTTCTTAGCCGTTTTCTTAGCTGTTGCCATCGGAATTGACCATGCTGGAAGACACTTATTCCGATTCAAGCAGAAAAAGCACTCAGAAATCTAGTTTCCGCTAACCTGTACTTTCTAAGAATTGGATTCCGAATACGAGGGTTTATGGTCCATCTGAGCGTAAATGTAAATAAAATTGCCACTTTGAGAAATTCCAGAGGTGGAAACCACCCAGACCTTATTTATTTATCTAAACTAATCTTAGAAGCGGGAGCTCATGGGATTACTGTCCATCCTAGAGAAGACGAAAGGCATATAAAGAAGAAGGATGTATTCGATCTGCGGGAGTTCCTTACATTCTATAATCAGGATAAAAAAAAGAAGATAGAATACAATATGGAAGGAGAACCTTCTCCTCGGTTTTTAGATCTTGTTCTGGAAGCGAAACCGGACCAGGCTACGTTAGTTCCAGTCACCCCCGGAGAGATCACCTCAGATCACGGTTTCGATCTGACCAAAGACTCCTCTGAACTAAAAACTTATATCCAAAGGATCCAAAATGCGGGGATCCGTGTTTCTATCTTCATGGAAACGGATTTAGAAAATCTTAAATTAGTAAAAGAAACCGGCGCAGACCGCGTAGAATTTTACACAGGTCCTTATGCACATGCCTTTGATCAGTCTCAGGAAGAAGGTAAATCTGCTTTCGAATCTTTCAAAAAAGCGGCGGAGTTCCTGCAGACCCAAAAAATAGGAATTAACGCAGGCCACGACCTGGATCATTTTAATCTTCCTCTATTCTCTAAACTCCCCGGTTTGGAAGAAGTATCCATCGGCCACAGACTCATGTCCTACGCACTTGAAATCGGGTTAGCTCAGTCGGTGAGAGAATATCTGAAAGCTCTTAGTTGATTATTTCGTCTGGGTCGGAGTATCAGAGAGTTCTTTTGCGAGTTCTTTGAAAGAAGAATAATTCGAGTCTTCGGAGAGTAATAAAAAGGCTGCTTTTTTTAAATTTGCGGAAAGTAAAGAGGCCTCGGAATTTGTTTTGGCCAATTCTTCCAGGTTCGATTTAAAACTTAAGAGATGTTTTTTAGCAGAAATCTGGTCTTTTATGGAAACCGCTTTTTTAAGTTCCTTCCAGGATTGGGTGGCCTTGTTCCCAGAAACAAGATCTTTAGGAGTCCTTCCGAATTCACCACTTAAGTCCCAGACTTTTCTGTATGAATGGTTCTTTTCCAGAAATTTATAATATTCGGAAGAAGGTTTGAAAGTGTTCTGCTTTGCTTTTGCGATCAATTCCTTGTCCAGTCCACATTCTGCAAAAACACCTTTGGTTAAGGATTCTTTCGAAACGGAATGAATTTCTATGAGTTTAGAAACGGATTCGGAAGCTTCTGCAATATTCCCTTTTTTGCATGCGGAGATTGCAGTTTTATACAAAACTTCTTCCTGGTCTGCAAGTGTGGATTTTTCGGATTCCCATTTTAAAGAAGAGGAGAATGCAAGCTCTTGGTAGAGTGGATCGCTCGGATCTGAGTTTTTGGCTCGGACTGCGTATTCCAAAGCAGATTGATTTTCTCCGAGGGAATCATACAAAATGGACAAATTATAACAAGCGAGTCCCCTATCTTTTCTCAGGGATCTGCAGGAAGATTTTAATAAATCTAAAGAAGATTTTCTTTCTTCTTCCGTTCCGTAAAAATCTAGGATTGCCTGTTCTTGTATGAGTTCCGACCCGAACCTTCCACCTCCAGGGACGGAAACAGAAGTGCAGTAAAAAGTTCCCACAAACGAGAAAAAACTAAGGATACAAAACTTTTCCAAAGTCTTATAGAATGAGAGTTTTCGGGGGAATAGATTGACAATGCCTGTTCCAGGTGGAAAATGATCGAAAATCAACCTTGCAAAAAGAGGACCCGATTTGAAAAGCTTGAGATCCTTATCTTTATCCTTTCTCTCCGTTATCTTATGTACGAGCATCTTCTTCTGCCAACCTTCTTCCGGAAATTCCAAGACCACGGCAGATTTCACTCTCAAGGATTTTGACAGCGTAGTCAAGACCGTTGAGGGAAACTATATCGATAAAAATATAGATAAAAACCGCGCCTATAAGGACGCAGCGGTTTTTGCACTTCTATCTTTGCCTCATGGTCTTTATCTGTATCCGGAAAGTTATTTTACGGACCGAGAAAAATATGAAGAAGCAGATGATATTTTCCCGGGTAAACCTTTTAAACTTTCTCCGGACGATAAATTCGTTCTATTCGATCCGGACTATAAAGAAGTAGAGAAGATCCGGGATAAAAAACTGAAAGAAGAGGCTAATAAACCTAAACTTTCTAATGACGAGGTCCTCAAACTTGTAGAAAGGGAGAAGGTCCGTAAAAAAGTGCTCACCGCTAAATGGGAGCAGACCAACTTCTCCAAAAAAGACTTCGATCGAATACTCGCATATCTCGAAAAAAATCTGCAAAACTACACTACTCCTCCGCTCAAAGATCCGTTCGGAGAAGAAGATTCAAAAGAAAAAGAACCGTTTAGCATTAAGGATGTATATCTAGCTGCAGCGAACGGTTATCTTTCTTCTTTAGATCCTCATAGCCAAGTATTTTTAAAAGCTGCCTGGGAAGAATCCATGGCAAAGATCGAAGACGGAAGTTTCGAAGGAATTGGTGCAATTTTAAGTGGAGGCGGTAACAAAGAAGTTATCGTAGAAAATCCTTTAGAAGGAAGACCTGCAGTCACCGCAGGAGTTCGCGCCGGTGATGTGATCCTAGCAGTCGATAGTAAGTCCACCAAAGGAATGTTACTCGATAAAGTAGTAGAAAGGATCAAAGGAAAAAAAGGATCCAAAGTGGTTCTGACCATCCGCAGAAAAGGAGTGGCAGGAACTCTAACGATCGAAGTAATTCGCGATACGATCGAGATCCGAAATATCACAAGCAAGTTGATAGACAATCATCCTTATATCGGATACATCAAGCTGACCGGTTTCGTAAAATCGGATCCTTCTGTTGATAAAGAATTTGTACAACATTTTAAAGAATTAGAAAAACAATCCACAGGGAAAGGAACAAAACTAAAGGCATTGGTTTTGGATCTGAGAAATAACCCTGGAGGTTATTTGGATCTTGCAATCGATCTTGCAGATATGTTTGTGACTAACGGACTCATTGTTTCCGTAAAAAGTCCGAATAGAAGTCCGGAAGATTCTAATGCGGGCAAAAAAGATCTGACCGATCTACCTGTTGCAGTTCTAATCAATGCAAAATCTGCTTCTGCTTCAGAGATTGTGGCTTCTGCATTAAAACACCATGGCCGTGGTTTAATTCTGGGAGAAAGATCTTTCGGAAAAGCAACCGTTCAAAAACTGCAAGAGTTAAGAGGCAACGGTGCCTATTATATCAAACTTACTCAATCCAGATATTACGCACCTTCCGGAAATACGATCCAAGTAGTTGGAGTCAAACCCGATGTGGAAGTTT from Leptospira neocaledonica includes these protein-coding regions:
- a CDS encoding FYDLN acid domain-containing protein; translation: MATAKKTAKKKAAPKSKTPVKKSAPKKKTPPAKKKEAQAASKPAGTKKSSASKSSSLNPLGKKFTCHTCGTKFYDLNKEVKICPKCGADQNKRPPSKSRVRPRVEEEEFPEENLDYDAEVGFEEEEGIVEEPLEEEEDEEEEEE
- a CDS encoding S41 family peptidase translates to MKSLRSLSLSFLSVILCTSIFFCQPSSGNSKTTADFTLKDFDSVVKTVEGNYIDKNIDKNRAYKDAAVFALLSLPHGLYLYPESYFTDREKYEEADDIFPGKPFKLSPDDKFVLFDPDYKEVEKIRDKKLKEEANKPKLSNDEVLKLVEREKVRKKVLTAKWEQTNFSKKDFDRILAYLEKNLQNYTTPPLKDPFGEEDSKEKEPFSIKDVYLAAANGYLSSLDPHSQVFLKAAWEESMAKIEDGSFEGIGAILSGGGNKEVIVENPLEGRPAVTAGVRAGDVILAVDSKSTKGMLLDKVVERIKGKKGSKVVLTIRRKGVAGTLTIEVIRDTIEIRNITSKLIDNHPYIGYIKLTGFVKSDPSVDKEFVQHFKELEKQSTGKGTKLKALVLDLRNNPGGYLDLAIDLADMFVTNGLIVSVKSPNRSPEDSNAGKKDLTDLPVAVLINAKSASASEIVASALKHHGRGLILGERSFGKATVQKLQELRGNGAYYIKLTQSRYYAPSGNTIQVVGVKPDVEVSSEEDGSFPFHYREENMWNHLPELPSSAEEKSHFDVKKLEGWVKTNGQAEKFIHEHKNDPIKPDFQLIRSIDYVEALLSTGTKRK
- a CDS encoding mannose-1-phosphate guanylyltransferase; the encoded protein is MTQDKPVVLIMAGGKGERFWPRSRVSTPKQLQKVYSKNTLLKETLNRAYTITSPDRVFIGTNATLKKEILAQERSFPENNFIIEPEGKNTAPIIALASLYFKEKFGDPIQVVLSADAWVNSEKEFAKSIQKALKEADEHLVLLGIKPNRPEVGYGYISAGKPTKHGFEVKSFFEKPDIKTAIKYIKKSNFYWNPGIFLWKTSLILEEFENYSPKILKPLKDRFPFKKMGDLGEAFKLLPSEPVDIAIMEKSARIRMVEASFSWDDVGSWLSLERVLPGDNQGNRHIGKEILFYKSGNNVTQTRKEFTALLGVQDIVVVEEEDVLFIASKEGIGDIKNMVAEIRKNKGLQKYTE
- a CDS encoding pyridoxine 5'-phosphate synthase, whose protein sequence is MVHLSVNVNKIATLRNSRGGNHPDLIYLSKLILEAGAHGITVHPREDERHIKKKDVFDLREFLTFYNQDKKKKIEYNMEGEPSPRFLDLVLEAKPDQATLVPVTPGEITSDHGFDLTKDSSELKTYIQRIQNAGIRVSIFMETDLENLKLVKETGADRVEFYTGPYAHAFDQSQEEGKSAFESFKKAAEFLQTQKIGINAGHDLDHFNLPLFSKLPGLEEVSIGHRLMSYALEIGLAQSVREYLKALS
- the hfq gene encoding RNA chaperone Hfq, which encodes MSAKNNIQDQLLNTARKEKLELTIYLLNGVPLKGKVVSFDNFTIVLEQENKQSLVYKHAISTIIPSKVIKLYTEEAAKEAPSA
- the miaA gene encoding tRNA (adenosine(37)-N6)-dimethylallyltransferase MiaA; translated protein: MILTAPTGAGKTALVRELDPSRFEIISFDSRQIYKELSIGTAAPSPQDCEKIPHHLVSFLSPSESIDAAKFVTKAEEALDNIFSRGKIPVLTAGTGFYLNAFLYGMFPVPKITEEVKLKVESLSMEERIRELQKLDPKALQKIFPNDNYRYGRALEVNWMGTLWSELKVEEGKGALISKNLNILGAFFLDLDRKELYERIDSRAKKMIESGMAEEAKRVSDKYGEDCPGLQSLGYNFALENIKGTSNLETFFGNLSQSHRNYAKRQITWFRKQKILEPIHPKEAYEKIKKI
- a CDS encoding chemotaxis protein CheW — protein: MSAEIEHQYILFSLGEEEYALPIVLVDEIIKIHNLVKVPRSKNYFAGIMDIRGKVVKMVDLGVKLNIPHSHEQGYDRAIVVKIGGESVGIIVDKVANVALFPPETINPPPPSIKGISSRYITGVGKKDDRFIILIDIEKILGSEELAELGAGAK